A genomic segment from Janibacter sp. DB-40 encodes:
- the dapF gene encoding diaminopimelate epimerase produces MTLRFTKGHGTENDFVLVPDLSAELELTPEQAALLANRHAGIGGDGVIRIVPTAAAAEESVRALADEAEWFMDYRNADGSLAQMCGNGTRVLATWLRREGLVGDEFALATRAGLKRIRFEGDHVVTHMGTWRFVDEATARADGFDALVHVQEAEAVTEPYSALSLDLGNPHTVVALPETVSLNGLRLLTPPVVNPTPPEGSNVEFVRVLGPGHISMRVHERGVGETRSCGTGVCAAAIGMAFWSGDVDAPGRVRVEVPGGTLQVRLLPGREVELAGPAELVADGTTTLV; encoded by the coding sequence ATGACGCTGCGCTTCACCAAGGGCCACGGCACGGAGAACGACTTCGTCCTCGTCCCCGACCTCTCCGCCGAGCTCGAGCTCACCCCGGAGCAGGCCGCCCTGCTCGCCAACCGGCACGCCGGCATCGGTGGTGACGGCGTCATCCGGATCGTGCCGACGGCTGCCGCCGCGGAGGAGTCCGTGCGTGCATTGGCCGATGAGGCCGAGTGGTTCATGGACTACCGCAATGCCGACGGGTCGCTGGCGCAGATGTGCGGCAACGGCACGCGCGTCCTCGCCACCTGGCTGCGACGCGAGGGGCTCGTCGGGGACGAGTTCGCGCTCGCCACGCGTGCCGGGCTGAAGCGCATCCGCTTCGAGGGCGACCACGTCGTCACCCACATGGGGACGTGGCGGTTCGTCGACGAGGCGACGGCGCGCGCGGACGGCTTCGACGCCCTCGTGCACGTCCAGGAGGCCGAGGCGGTCACCGAGCCGTACTCGGCGCTCTCGCTCGACCTGGGTAACCCGCACACCGTCGTCGCGCTCCCGGAGACGGTCTCGCTCAACGGTCTTCGGCTGCTGACACCTCCGGTCGTCAACCCGACGCCGCCGGAGGGGAGCAACGTCGAGTTCGTCCGCGTGCTCGGCCCCGGGCACATCTCCATGCGCGTGCACGAGCGCGGGGTGGGGGAGACCCGCTCCTGCGGCACCGGTGTGTGTGCCGCCGCGATCGGCATGGCGTTCTGGTCCGGTGACGTCGATGCGCCCGGGCGGGTGAGGGTCGAGGTGCCCGGTGGCACGTTGCAGGTGCGGCTGCTGCCCGGCCGCGAGGTCGAGCTCGCCGGGCCGGCGGAGCTCGTGGCGGACGGGACGACGACGCTCGTCTGA
- the miaA gene encoding tRNA (adenosine(37)-N6)-dimethylallyltransferase MiaA: MIPQVIAVVGATATGKSDLALDLAESLGGEVVNADAMQLYRGMDIGTNKLPVDERRGIAHHVLDVLEVTDEATLADYQERAEAAIADVLARGRVPVLAGGSGLYVRAALDHLQIPPTDPAVRARLEAEAQDEGGVAALRARLRSVDPAAAEAIQANNIRRIIRALEVVEITGRPFSATAPTKRYRRPSLVIGLRDDWEALTTRIERRAARMWADGLLEEVSALDAAGLRRGRTASRAIGYSQALAELDGRITREEAIAQTAQATRRYARRQESWWRPDHRVEWLDAADPGLANAAIALAGRPTRHPPAEWTP, encoded by the coding sequence GTGATCCCGCAGGTCATCGCCGTCGTCGGGGCCACGGCCACCGGCAAGTCCGACCTGGCGCTCGACCTGGCCGAGTCGCTGGGGGGTGAGGTCGTCAACGCCGACGCCATGCAGCTCTACCGCGGCATGGACATCGGGACGAACAAGCTGCCCGTCGACGAGCGGCGGGGGATCGCGCACCACGTCCTCGACGTCCTCGAGGTCACCGACGAGGCGACCCTCGCCGACTACCAGGAACGGGCCGAGGCGGCGATCGCCGACGTCCTCGCCCGTGGGCGGGTGCCCGTGCTCGCCGGCGGGTCGGGTCTGTACGTGCGCGCCGCGCTGGACCACCTGCAGATCCCACCGACGGACCCGGCCGTACGGGCCCGGCTCGAGGCCGAGGCGCAGGACGAAGGGGGCGTGGCCGCCCTGCGCGCCCGACTGCGCTCCGTGGACCCGGCCGCCGCCGAGGCGATCCAGGCCAACAACATCCGCCGGATCATCCGGGCCCTCGAGGTCGTGGAGATCACCGGCCGCCCCTTCTCGGCGACGGCTCCGACGAAGCGCTACCGGCGCCCTTCGCTCGTCATCGGCCTGCGCGACGACTGGGAGGCGCTGACCACGCGGATCGAGCGCCGCGCCGCACGGATGTGGGCGGACGGGCTGCTCGAGGAGGTGAGCGCGCTCGATGCCGCCGGGTTGCGGCGCGGGCGCACCGCGTCACGGGCCATCGGCTACTCGCAGGCGCTGGCCGAGCTCGACGGTCGGATCACCCGCGAGGAGGCGATTGCGCAGACCGCGCAGGCCACCCGCCGCTATGCCCGACGGCAGGAGTCGTGGTGGCGGCCCGACCACCGGGTCGAGTGGCTCGACGCCGCGGACCCGGGCCTGGCGAACGCGGCCATCGCACTCGCCGGACGTCCGACGAGGCACCCTCCGGCAGAATGGACGCCATGA
- the def gene encoding peptide deformylase, translating into MTIHPITICGEPVLHTRAEPVTEYDESLRTLIADMHETQDAAHGVGLAAPQIGVGLRVFTWDMANDDGVPTRGHIINPFVKATKPAVGEPDRDHESEGCLSVPGYSFPLRRGERAEVTGYDVDGNELSFTATGWFARCMQHEYDHLNGFLYIDRLNEKWKKKAKKIVKAEEWGVPGLTWTPGEGPDPFGHDEESDESL; encoded by the coding sequence ATGACCATCCACCCCATCACCATCTGCGGTGAGCCGGTCCTGCACACCCGAGCGGAGCCGGTCACCGAGTACGACGAGTCGCTGCGCACGCTCATCGCGGACATGCACGAGACCCAGGACGCGGCCCATGGCGTCGGTCTGGCCGCCCCGCAGATCGGGGTCGGCCTGCGCGTCTTCACGTGGGACATGGCCAACGACGACGGCGTGCCGACGCGCGGCCACATCATCAACCCCTTCGTGAAGGCGACCAAGCCGGCCGTGGGGGAGCCCGACCGCGACCACGAGTCCGAGGGGTGCCTGTCCGTGCCCGGCTACTCCTTCCCCCTGCGCCGGGGTGAGCGGGCCGAGGTCACCGGCTACGACGTGGACGGCAACGAGCTCTCCTTCACCGCGACCGGATGGTTCGCGCGGTGCATGCAGCACGAGTACGACCACCTCAACGGCTTCCTCTACATCGACCGGCTGAACGAGAAGTGGAAGAAGAAGGCGAAGAAGATCGTCAAGGCCGAGGAGTGGGGTGTCCCCGGGCTGACGTGGACGCCCGGCGAGGGTCCGGATCCCTTCGGCCATGACGAGGAGTCCGACGAGAGCCTGTGA
- a CDS encoding YceI family protein, translating to MTDISTATTLQDLAAGTYTIDPSHTEVGFVARHAMVTKVRGYFRDLEGTIEIAENFADSTANATMKTASVDTGAADRDGHLKSEDFFDVETYPEITFVAKRVQDVEGSNFDLVGDLTIKGVTKEVALQAAYDGTAQDPFGNVRAGFTAVTSVDREDWGLTWNAALETGGVLVSKKITLNLEISAIKA from the coding sequence ATGACCGACATCAGCACCGCCACCACCCTGCAGGACCTCGCCGCCGGCACCTACACGATCGACCCGAGCCACACCGAGGTCGGCTTCGTCGCCCGCCACGCGATGGTCACCAAGGTCCGCGGTTACTTCCGCGACCTCGAGGGCACCATCGAGATCGCGGAGAACTTCGCCGACTCGACGGCCAACGCCACGATGAAGACCGCGTCCGTCGACACCGGCGCCGCGGACCGTGACGGCCACCTGAAGTCGGAGGACTTCTTCGACGTCGAGACCTACCCGGAGATCACCTTCGTCGCCAAGCGCGTCCAGGACGTCGAGGGCAGCAACTTCGACCTCGTCGGCGACCTGACCATCAAGGGCGTCACCAAGGAGGTCGCCCTCCAGGCCGCCTACGACGGCACCGCCCAGGACCCCTTCGGCAACGTCCGCGCCGGCTTCACCGCCGTCACCTCGGTCGACCGTGAGGACTGGGGCCTGACCTGGAACGCCGCGCTCGAGACCGGTGGCGTCCTCGTCTCGAAGAAGATCACCCTCAACCTCGAGATCTCGGCCATCAAGGCCTGA
- a CDS encoding Rv0909 family putative TA system antitoxin translates to MGFDDLAGKASDALNSEKGEQVSDQGLDKASEFAEGKGLGADKVEQGRDFADGKIGGGDQGGEGDQQG, encoded by the coding sequence ATGGGTTTCGATGACCTCGCCGGCAAGGCAAGCGACGCGCTGAACAGCGAGAAGGGCGAGCAGGTCAGCGACCAGGGCCTGGACAAGGCCAGCGAGTTCGCCGAGGGCAAGGGCCTGGGCGCGGACAAGGTCGAGCAGGGCCGTGACTTCGCCGACGGCAAGATCGGTGGCGGCGACCAGGGCGGCGAGGGCGACCAGCAGGGCTGA
- the miaB gene encoding tRNA (N6-isopentenyl adenosine(37)-C2)-methylthiotransferase MiaB, translating to MTATPKTYDVRTHGCQMNVHDSERLAGLLETAGYTDIASVPTEDRGEVADVVVFNTCAVRENADNKLYGNLGMLRRQKQRNPDLQIAVGGCMAQKDRAAIVEKAPWVDVVFGTHNIGSLPALLDRARHNEEAQVEILESLETFPSTLPTRRDSAYSGWTSISVGCNNTCTFCIVPALRGKEKDRRPGEILAELEALVAQGVVEVTLLGQNVNSYGVEFGDRYAFGKLLRACGEIEGLERVRFTSPHPAAFTDDVIDAMAETPNVMPSLHMPLQSGSDQVLKAMRRSYRSKKFLGILDRVREQIPDAAITTDIIVGFPGETEEDFQETLRVVRESRFSSAFTFQYSIRPGTPAATMPDQVPKEVVQDRYERLVEVQEEISWAGNRAQEGRELEVLVATGEGRKDRETARLSGRARDNRLVHFALPEGLSEAERPRPGDMVTVGVTYGAPHHLVADSALEGGAFSVRRTKGGDAWAALQDKGAEGAVAKPSVSLGMPRIGAPEPVAAPEPACGA from the coding sequence ATGACTGCAACGCCCAAGACCTACGACGTGCGCACCCACGGGTGCCAGATGAACGTCCACGACTCCGAACGCCTCGCCGGCCTCCTCGAGACCGCCGGGTACACCGACATCGCCAGCGTGCCCACCGAGGACCGCGGTGAGGTCGCCGACGTCGTCGTCTTCAACACCTGCGCGGTGCGGGAGAACGCCGACAACAAGCTCTACGGCAACCTCGGGATGCTGCGACGGCAGAAGCAGCGCAACCCGGACCTGCAGATCGCCGTCGGTGGCTGCATGGCGCAGAAGGACCGCGCCGCGATCGTCGAGAAGGCCCCGTGGGTCGACGTCGTCTTCGGTACGCACAACATCGGCTCGCTGCCGGCGCTGCTCGACCGTGCGCGCCACAACGAGGAGGCGCAGGTCGAGATCCTCGAGTCGCTCGAGACCTTCCCCTCGACGCTGCCGACGCGACGCGACTCCGCCTACTCGGGCTGGACGTCGATCTCGGTGGGCTGCAACAACACGTGCACCTTCTGCATCGTCCCCGCCCTGCGCGGCAAGGAGAAGGACCGCCGGCCCGGCGAGATCCTCGCCGAGCTCGAGGCGCTCGTCGCCCAGGGCGTCGTCGAGGTCACCCTCCTGGGGCAGAACGTCAACAGCTACGGCGTGGAGTTCGGCGACAGGTACGCCTTCGGCAAGCTGCTGCGGGCGTGCGGTGAGATCGAGGGGCTGGAGCGGGTGCGCTTCACCAGCCCGCACCCGGCCGCCTTCACCGACGACGTCATCGACGCGATGGCCGAGACGCCCAACGTCATGCCGAGCCTGCACATGCCGCTGCAGTCCGGCTCCGACCAAGTGCTCAAGGCGATGCGCCGCAGCTACCGCTCGAAGAAGTTCCTCGGCATCCTCGACCGCGTGCGCGAGCAGATCCCGGACGCGGCGATCACCACCGACATCATCGTCGGCTTCCCGGGGGAGACGGAGGAGGACTTCCAGGAGACGCTGCGCGTGGTGCGCGAGTCCCGCTTCTCCTCCGCCTTCACCTTCCAGTACTCCATCCGTCCCGGCACGCCGGCGGCCACGATGCCCGACCAGGTGCCCAAGGAGGTCGTGCAGGACCGGTACGAGCGTCTGGTCGAGGTGCAGGAGGAGATCTCCTGGGCCGGCAACCGCGCGCAGGAGGGCCGCGAGCTCGAGGTCCTCGTCGCGACGGGGGAGGGGCGCAAGGACCGGGAGACCGCCCGTCTGAGTGGCCGGGCCCGCGACAACCGGCTCGTCCACTTCGCCCTGCCGGAGGGGCTGTCCGAGGCCGAGCGTCCGCGCCCGGGCGACATGGTCACCGTCGGCGTCACCTACGGCGCTCCGCACCACCTCGTCGCGGACTCCGCGCTCGAGGGCGGTGCCTTCTCCGTGCGCCGGACGAAGGGCGGCGACGCATGGGCGGCCCTGCAGGACAAGGGCGCCGAGGGGGCCGTCGCCAAGCCGAGCGTCTCGCTGGGGATGCCGCGCATCGGTGCTCCCGAGCCCGTCGCGGCCCCCGAGCCCGCCTGCGGCGCGTAG
- a CDS encoding amino acid ABC transporter ATP-binding protein gives MTAARGEPLVVLDDVQKWFGDLHVLQDINLSIKRGEVVVVIGPSGSGKSTLCRAINRLEPIESGTITLDGQALPQEGKALARLRAEVGMVFQSFNLFAHKTILQNVTLGPIKVLGQSKADADKRAKELLNRVGIAEQADKYPAQLSGGQQQRVAIARALAMEPKVMLFDEPTSALDPEMIKEVLDVMVDLAELGMTMVVVTHEMGFARTAGDRVIFMDGGRIVEENTPTEFFTNPQSDRAKDFLGKILEH, from the coding sequence ATGACCGCTGCCCGAGGCGAGCCACTCGTGGTGCTCGATGACGTGCAGAAGTGGTTCGGGGACCTCCACGTCCTGCAGGACATCAATCTCTCGATCAAGCGCGGCGAGGTCGTCGTCGTCATCGGCCCCTCCGGGTCGGGCAAGTCCACCCTGTGCCGCGCCATCAACCGCCTCGAGCCGATCGAGTCCGGCACCATCACCCTCGACGGGCAGGCGCTGCCCCAGGAGGGCAAGGCCCTGGCCCGGCTGCGTGCCGAGGTCGGCATGGTCTTCCAGAGCTTCAACCTCTTCGCCCACAAGACGATCCTGCAGAACGTCACCCTCGGACCGATCAAGGTCCTGGGCCAGAGCAAGGCGGACGCGGACAAGCGGGCCAAGGAGCTGCTCAACCGCGTCGGCATCGCCGAGCAGGCCGACAAGTACCCGGCCCAGCTCTCCGGCGGCCAGCAGCAGCGCGTCGCCATCGCGCGGGCCCTGGCGATGGAGCCGAAGGTGATGCTCTTCGACGAGCCGACCTCCGCACTGGACCCGGAGATGATCAAGGAGGTCCTCGACGTCATGGTCGACCTCGCCGAGCTCGGCATGACCATGGTCGTCGTCACCCACGAGATGGGCTTTGCCCGCACCGCCGGCGACCGGGTGATCTTCATGGACGGTGGTCGGATCGTCGAGGAGAACACCCCGACCGAGTTCTTCACCAACCCCCAGTCGGATCGGGCCAAGGACTTCCTCGGCAAGATCCTCGAGCACTGA
- a CDS encoding glutamate ABC transporter substrate-binding protein codes for MALKKTKAFATMAALALTLAACGGGGDSDVAVEDSPEFESGTTMAELADAGKVTIGVKFDQPGIGFMPPGADVPEGFDIEMAKIVAGKLGIAPEDITWKETVSDNREPFLENGTVDLVLASYSITEERRGVVGQAGPYYVTGQQLLVREEDKDKITGPDDLEGVKTCSVTGSTSIKTVEEEFGAEPVPFDTYSACVTQLENGSVDVVTTDGAILLGYAAETPDELEVVGEAFSEERYGIGFQKDDAEMCEFLTTTLTDSFEDGSYDEAFQSTLGESGVETPEPPAVDEGCTA; via the coding sequence ATGGCACTGAAGAAGACCAAGGCCTTCGCCACGATGGCGGCTCTGGCACTGACGCTGGCCGCCTGCGGCGGCGGGGGGGACAGTGATGTCGCCGTCGAGGACAGCCCCGAGTTCGAGTCGGGCACCACCATGGCCGAGCTCGCCGACGCGGGGAAGGTCACCATCGGCGTGAAGTTCGACCAGCCCGGTATCGGGTTCATGCCTCCCGGCGCCGACGTCCCCGAGGGCTTCGACATCGAGATGGCCAAGATCGTCGCGGGCAAGCTCGGCATCGCGCCGGAGGACATCACCTGGAAGGAGACGGTCTCCGACAATCGCGAGCCCTTCCTGGAGAACGGCACCGTCGACCTCGTCCTCGCCTCCTACTCGATCACCGAGGAGCGCCGCGGCGTCGTCGGCCAGGCCGGCCCCTACTACGTGACCGGGCAGCAGCTGCTCGTGCGCGAGGAGGACAAGGACAAGATCACCGGCCCCGACGACCTCGAGGGCGTCAAGACCTGCTCCGTGACGGGCTCGACGTCCATCAAGACCGTCGAGGAGGAGTTCGGGGCGGAACCGGTGCCCTTCGACACCTACTCCGCGTGCGTGACGCAGCTGGAGAACGGCTCCGTCGACGTGGTCACCACCGATGGCGCGATCCTCCTCGGCTACGCCGCCGAGACCCCCGACGAGCTCGAGGTCGTCGGTGAGGCCTTCAGCGAGGAGCGCTACGGCATCGGGTTCCAGAAGGACGACGCCGAGATGTGCGAGTTCCTCACCACCACGCTGACCGACTCCTTCGAGGACGGCTCGTACGACGAGGCCTTCCAGAGCACGCTGGGCGAGTCCGGCGTCGAGACGCCGGAGCCCCCGGCTGTCGACGAGGGCTGCACGGCCTGA
- a CDS encoding amino acid ABC transporter permease codes for MGPEYFSELISRLVDGFVVTLQLLGWSLLFSTVIGTALGAMRVSPLAPLRAFGTAYVNIFRNMPLVVLFLIVVVGLPGIGFLPSFFWRAVIALSLYTAAFVCECVRSGVNTVEAGQAEAARSIGMDFGQSLRFVVLPQAFRAVIPPLASVYIALTKNTSVAAVFGITEATYQLSNLIRDFPGSLWVNFIGIALGYILIVAVISAIANMFERRVGVAA; via the coding sequence GTGGGTCCTGAATACTTCTCAGAGTTGATCTCCAGGCTTGTTGATGGGTTCGTGGTGACCCTCCAGCTGCTCGGATGGTCGCTGCTCTTCTCGACGGTCATCGGCACGGCGCTCGGCGCCATGCGGGTCTCGCCCCTCGCGCCGCTGCGGGCGTTCGGCACCGCGTACGTCAACATCTTCCGGAACATGCCGCTCGTGGTGCTCTTCCTCATCGTGGTCGTGGGCCTGCCCGGCATCGGCTTCCTGCCCAGTTTCTTCTGGCGCGCGGTGATCGCGCTGTCCCTCTACACCGCGGCCTTCGTGTGCGAGTGCGTGCGCTCGGGAGTGAACACGGTCGAAGCCGGGCAGGCCGAGGCCGCCCGATCGATCGGGATGGACTTCGGGCAGTCCCTGCGCTTCGTCGTCCTCCCCCAGGCCTTCCGCGCGGTCATCCCGCCACTGGCCAGCGTCTACATCGCCCTGACGAAGAACACCTCGGTGGCGGCCGTCTTCGGCATCACGGAGGCGACCTACCAGCTGAGCAACCTCATCCGGGACTTCCCGGGGTCACTGTGGGTCAACTTCATCGGTATCGCCCTGGGCTACATCCTCATCGTGGCGGTGATCTCGGCGATCGCCAACATGTTCGAGCGTCGAGTGGGGGTGGCGGCATGA
- a CDS encoding amino acid ABC transporter permease, which produces MSTVLFDTPGPRALARQRIYTVMTTVVLGGLLAAALWQLWTKEMITPDQWVAFTEPRILMSLLEELVFATLAGAAVAIVLAVAFGAVFAAGRLADPAWIRLPCWAVVEFFRAVPLLLMIFVLFYGFGNTLGTFWSLVLALMLYNGSVLAEIFRAGIQAVPTGQSEAAYAIGMTKSQVLVQILAPQALRSMLPAIISQCVVALKDTTLGFAIGAPGIVDVGERIYLARVYDNPFAVGIVLAAVFIVINYSLSRLAVHLESRMRRQGTETVHVADTGDDVTAAG; this is translated from the coding sequence ATGAGTACCGTCCTCTTCGACACTCCCGGCCCGCGCGCCCTCGCCCGACAGCGGATCTACACGGTCATGACAACCGTGGTCCTGGGCGGTCTGCTGGCCGCGGCACTGTGGCAGCTGTGGACGAAGGAGATGATCACTCCCGACCAGTGGGTGGCCTTCACCGAGCCCCGGATCCTCATGTCCCTCCTCGAGGAACTGGTCTTCGCCACCCTCGCCGGCGCTGCCGTCGCGATCGTGCTCGCCGTCGCCTTCGGGGCGGTCTTCGCCGCGGGGCGTCTCGCCGACCCGGCGTGGATCCGCCTTCCGTGCTGGGCCGTCGTCGAGTTCTTCCGAGCCGTGCCGCTCCTGCTGATGATCTTCGTTCTGTTCTACGGATTCGGCAACACCCTGGGGACCTTCTGGTCGCTCGTCCTCGCCCTCATGCTCTACAACGGGTCGGTCCTCGCGGAGATCTTCCGCGCCGGGATCCAGGCCGTCCCCACGGGGCAGAGCGAGGCCGCATATGCCATCGGGATGACGAAGTCCCAGGTCCTGGTCCAGATCCTCGCTCCCCAGGCCCTGCGCTCGATGCTGCCGGCCATCATCAGCCAGTGCGTCGTCGCGCTGAAGGACACGACCCTCGGCTTCGCCATCGGCGCACCCGGCATCGTCGACGTCGGGGAGCGGATCTACCTCGCCAGGGTGTACGACAACCCGTTTGCGGTGGGCATCGTGCTGGCCGCGGTCTTCATCGTCATCAACTACAGCCTCTCGAGGCTCGCGGTGCACCTCGAGAGCCGGATGCGGCGCCAAGGGACCGAGACGGTCCACGTCGCCGACACCGGTGACGACGTGACGGCAGCCGGTTAA
- a CDS encoding transglutaminase family protein has translation MSTRRYRIVHHTTMRYEGEVSTSHNELRMTPVDEPSQATLEARIRVRPLTWSNVYEDHWGTQVMAMEAQSPHDVLEIEAISLVERSEVTEEVPDAGGWDVVRSADTQDRLSEFLAQTARTAPPAEVAEFAAQVADEATPRAAALALADRVYQALTYEPGITGWQSTAAEVWEQRRGVCQDFAHITLGGLRSIGIPARYVSGYVTDEAGEIPRGTSVVARNHAWVEFWDGAWRPIDPTNPGSVGLNHIVLGRGRDYDDVSPFRGMFVGPPLVELDLEITFTRLG, from the coding sequence ATGAGCACCAGGCGCTACCGCATCGTCCACCACACGACGATGCGTTACGAGGGCGAGGTGTCCACCTCGCACAACGAGCTGCGCATGACACCGGTCGACGAGCCGAGCCAGGCGACCCTCGAGGCCCGCATCCGGGTGCGTCCCCTGACGTGGAGCAATGTCTACGAGGACCACTGGGGCACTCAGGTCATGGCCATGGAGGCACAGTCCCCGCACGACGTCCTCGAGATCGAGGCGATCAGCCTCGTCGAGCGCTCAGAGGTCACGGAGGAGGTGCCGGACGCCGGCGGCTGGGACGTGGTGCGCTCCGCGGACACCCAGGACCGGCTCAGCGAGTTCCTCGCACAGACCGCCCGCACCGCGCCACCCGCGGAGGTGGCCGAGTTCGCCGCGCAGGTCGCCGACGAGGCCACGCCGCGAGCGGCGGCCCTGGCCCTGGCCGATCGGGTGTACCAGGCCCTCACCTACGAGCCGGGCATCACCGGTTGGCAGTCGACGGCGGCCGAGGTGTGGGAGCAGCGTCGTGGTGTCTGCCAGGACTTCGCGCACATCACCCTCGGGGGACTGCGCTCGATCGGCATCCCGGCCCGGTACGTGAGCGGCTACGTCACCGACGAGGCCGGGGAGATCCCGCGGGGAACGAGCGTCGTCGCCCGCAACCATGCCTGGGTCGAGTTCTGGGACGGCGCCTGGCGCCCGATCGATCCGACCAACCCGGGCTCGGTGGGGCTCAACCACATCGTCCTCGGCCGGGGCCGTGACTACGACGACGTCTCGCCCTTCCGCGGCATGTTCGTCGGGCCCCCGCTCGTGGAGCTCGACCTCGAGATCACCTTCACGCGGCTGGGTTAA
- a CDS encoding alpha-E domain-containing protein codes for MLSRIADALFWIGRYVERADGTARIVDTLRLQLLDDPATDEQTACTMVLRGIMGYDDVGEVDYTGTSRMLVFDATNPNAISGSWHSARENARRARETVSTEMWETINTTYHRWNVFTPGRATQHHLGWVRERAALVGGLADTTMSHDDAWDFLVLGRALERADMTARLVATGASDFGPGWGSVMASCGAQQAMLRTMRGVVTDRTAAAFLTLDRRFPRSVIAALKEAEDRLIVLSPDKDRVGFSDEARRILGHIRTSLEFSNPEVVLLNLPERMQEVQEAVMAASDAVGARYFMSAPVQEWTGEIV; via the coding sequence ATGCTCAGCCGGATCGCCGATGCGCTCTTCTGGATCGGCCGCTACGTCGAGCGGGCCGACGGCACCGCTCGCATCGTCGACACGCTGCGCCTGCAGCTCCTCGACGATCCCGCGACCGACGAGCAGACGGCCTGCACGATGGTGCTGCGCGGCATCATGGGGTACGACGACGTCGGCGAGGTCGACTACACCGGCACCAGCCGGATGCTCGTCTTCGATGCGACCAACCCCAACGCGATCTCCGGGTCGTGGCACTCGGCCCGGGAGAACGCCCGCCGGGCCCGCGAGACGGTCTCCACCGAGATGTGGGAGACGATCAACACGACCTACCACCGGTGGAACGTCTTCACGCCGGGCCGGGCGACCCAGCACCACCTGGGGTGGGTGCGCGAGCGGGCGGCGCTCGTCGGAGGCCTCGCGGACACGACGATGAGCCACGACGACGCCTGGGACTTCCTCGTCCTCGGTCGGGCCCTCGAGCGGGCGGACATGACCGCACGGCTGGTCGCCACCGGGGCCAGTGACTTCGGGCCGGGCTGGGGATCGGTGATGGCCAGCTGCGGTGCGCAGCAGGCGATGCTGCGCACGATGCGGGGAGTGGTCACCGACCGCACGGCCGCGGCCTTCCTCACCCTCGACCGGCGCTTCCCGCGCTCGGTCATCGCGGCGCTGAAGGAGGCCGAGGACCGGTTGATCGTGCTCTCCCCGGACAAGGACCGGGTCGGCTTCTCCGACGAGGCCCGCCGCATCCTCGGGCACATCCGCACCTCGCTCGAGTTCAGCAACCCGGAGGTCGTCCTGCTCAACCTGCCGGAGCGGATGCAGGAGGTCCAGGAGGCCGTCATGGCGGCATCGGACGCGGTCGGCGCGCGGTACTTCATGTCCGCGCCGGTCCAGGAGTGGACGGGAGAGATCGTATGA